The nucleotide sequence CCACGTGGCCCGGCGAGTGCCAGGCCACGGGCAGCTCCGGCTTGCCGAAGTGCTCCAGAGCCCGGCGATAGTGCTGCGCGAAGGCCGCGAAGGCGGTGGGGCTGCCGCCGATGATCGCGAAGATCACGGGCATCTCGTAGTGCGCGGCACGCACGACCGACTGCGGGGAGCCGCCCACCGCGATCCACGCCGGCAGGCGCCCGGACTCCGTCTTGGGGTAGACCTCCAGCCCGTCGATCGCCGGGCGCAGACCTCCCTCCCACGTGACGGGCCCCTCGGACTGCAGCCGGGAGAACAGCTCGAGCTTCTCCTCGAACAGCCGCTCGTAATCCTGCAGGTCGAAGCCGAACAGGGGGAAGGACTCCGTGAAGGAGCCGCGGCCCAGGACGACCTCGGCCCGGCCGGAGGACAAGGCGTCGACGGTCGCGAAGCGCTGGTAGAGGCGCACCGGGTCATCCGAGGAGAGCACGGAGACGGCGGTGCCCAGTCGGATCGTCTCGGTGGCAGTGGCCAGCCCCGCCAGGACCGTGTCCGGTGCCGAGATCGCGAAGTCCCTACGGTGGTGCTCGCCGATGCCGAAGAAGTCC is from Kocuria palustris and encodes:
- a CDS encoding LLM class flavin-dependent oxidoreductase, whose product is MQLGLNTFGDVHPGPDGQLLSDAQVVRDVLAEGLQADRVGLDFFGIGEHHRRDFAISAPDTVLAGLATATETIRLGTAVSVLSSDDPVRLYQRFATVDALSSGRAEVVLGRGSFTESFPLFGFDLQDYERLFEEKLELFSRLQSEGPVTWEGGLRPAIDGLEVYPKTESGRLPAWIAVGGSPQSVVRAAHYEMPVIFAIIGGSPTAFAAFAQHYRRALEHFGKPELPVAWHSPGHVAETDEQAREEFFPAQAHNHAVIGRERGWPPLSREAFEQMAGPDGAYYVGSPETVARKIVRHQRALGAARFDLKYAVGTLPHSAMMRSIELYGTEVRRLVQDMLAD